A region of Chitinophaga horti DNA encodes the following proteins:
- a CDS encoding WbqC family protein, with the protein MSEGLKMTSLLVDSQYFPPIECYKTLINVDILKIERYEHYQKVSFRNRCYIAGPNGRILLSVPLVKGKNQRTIMKDVKISDAENWQALHWKTLVSAYRRSPWFEYFEEDLQSLYEQKFEYLLDWNQACFEWVNKRIGFEKAAIFTDQYQTTEELVNVTDARDRFTPPGDQDEQAGITNYTQVFQERVGFLRNLSILDLLFCEGKRSIEVLKNA; encoded by the coding sequence ATGTCAGAAGGACTAAAAATGACTTCTTTGTTGGTTGATTCTCAATATTTTCCGCCTATTGAGTGTTATAAAACTTTAATTAATGTTGACATATTGAAGATTGAGAGATATGAACACTACCAGAAAGTAAGTTTTAGGAACCGCTGCTACATTGCCGGACCAAATGGCCGTATACTTTTAAGCGTCCCGCTCGTAAAAGGGAAAAATCAGCGGACGATCATGAAGGATGTTAAGATCAGCGATGCCGAAAATTGGCAGGCCCTGCATTGGAAAACTTTGGTATCGGCCTATCGTCGGTCGCCCTGGTTTGAATATTTCGAGGAAGACCTTCAGTCGTTATATGAGCAGAAGTTTGAATATTTGTTGGATTGGAATCAGGCCTGTTTCGAGTGGGTTAACAAACGCATCGGTTTTGAGAAAGCTGCCATTTTTACAGATCAATATCAAACGACTGAAGAGTTAGTAAATGTGACTGATGCTCGTGACCGGTTTACGCCACCGGGTGATCAGGATGAACAGGCAGGTATCACTAACTATACCCAGGTGTTCCAGGAACGGGTCGGCTTCCTCCGAAACCTGAGCATTTTAGATCTGCTGTTTTGTGAAGGCAAGCGTTCGATCGAGGTGTTGAAAAATGCTTAA
- a CDS encoding arginine decarboxylase, with product MNNTYTDLVNQTFEFPQEGFDVKESYLQFNGLNIKALIDKYGTPFKLTYLPKIGMQVNKAKKMFQDAIKKNKYDGNYYYCYCTKSSHFSFIMEETLKHGVHIETSFAYDIDIINKLYERKKITKDTFVICNGYKTKSYTRAIAKLVNSGFRNVIPVLDNKEELEDYSKLIRTKDPVKLGLRVAAEEEPTFDFYTSRLGIRSRDILEFYVDKLKGNSKFELKMLHFFMNKGIKDDIYYWSQFNRVVNLYCQLKKICPELESINIGGGFPIKHSLGFDYDYAYIVNEIVANIKSVCKKNKVPVPDIYTEFGSFTVGESGAVIYSVIGEKMQNDREIWYMIDSSFITTLPDTWGIGEKFLMLPINKWDEEYQEVHLGGLTCDGYDFYTSEEHINAVFLPKASNGKEPQTASEKEPLYIGFFHTGAYQDQLSGYGGIKHCLIPSPKHVIVGYDKNGQLKDWLYAKEQTAQSMLKILGY from the coding sequence ATGAACAACACCTACACGGACCTCGTTAACCAAACGTTCGAGTTTCCACAGGAAGGCTTCGATGTGAAGGAGAGTTACCTTCAGTTCAACGGTTTGAACATAAAGGCACTGATCGACAAGTATGGCACTCCTTTCAAGCTGACGTATCTCCCCAAAATCGGGATGCAGGTAAATAAGGCGAAGAAGATGTTCCAGGATGCGATCAAGAAGAACAAGTACGACGGCAACTATTATTATTGTTATTGTACTAAAAGTTCTCACTTCTCTTTTATAATGGAGGAGACCCTGAAACACGGCGTTCATATTGAAACCTCTTTCGCGTACGACATCGACATCATTAACAAGCTGTACGAAAGAAAGAAGATAACCAAGGATACCTTCGTTATCTGTAACGGTTACAAAACGAAATCTTACACCCGGGCCATCGCCAAACTGGTAAACAGTGGTTTCCGTAACGTGATACCGGTGTTAGATAATAAAGAGGAGCTGGAAGACTACAGCAAGTTGATCAGGACAAAAGATCCGGTGAAACTTGGTCTGAGGGTAGCAGCGGAAGAAGAACCAACCTTTGATTTTTATACTTCGAGGCTGGGTATCCGCTCCAGGGACATTCTCGAATTTTATGTAGATAAACTGAAGGGCAACAGTAAGTTCGAACTAAAGATGTTGCACTTCTTTATGAATAAGGGGATCAAGGACGATATCTATTATTGGAGCCAGTTTAACAGGGTTGTAAACCTGTACTGCCAGTTAAAGAAAATTTGTCCGGAGTTGGAGAGCATCAACATTGGTGGTGGGTTCCCGATCAAACACTCCCTTGGGTTCGACTATGATTACGCTTACATCGTGAACGAGATCGTAGCCAACATCAAAAGTGTTTGTAAAAAGAACAAAGTACCCGTTCCGGATATCTATACAGAATTTGGATCGTTTACGGTAGGAGAGAGTGGTGCGGTAATATATAGTGTGATTGGCGAAAAGATGCAGAACGACCGCGAGATCTGGTATATGATCGATAGCTCTTTCATCACTACCTTGCCAGATACCTGGGGCATAGGAGAAAAGTTCCTGATGCTACCCATTAATAAATGGGACGAGGAGTACCAGGAAGTACACCTGGGTGGATTAACCTGTGATGGGTATGACTTTTATACATCAGAAGAGCATATCAACGCAGTGTTCCTTCCCAAGGCGTCCAATGGTAAAGAACCGCAAACGGCCAGTGAAAAAGAGCCGCTTTATATCGGCTTCTTCCACACGGGCGCTTACCAGGACCAACTCAGTGGTTACGGGGGCATCAAGCACTGCCTGATCCCTTCGCCGAAGCACGTGATTGTTGGGTACGACAAAAACGGACAATTAAAAGATTGGCTATACGCAAAAGAGCAAACAGCTCAAAGCATGCTTAAGATTTTGGGTTATTAA
- a CDS encoding nuclear transport factor 2 family protein: MKFTLPILFVKAMLAVNSLVAQTPAQEEVKTVIQQMFEGMRKGDSAVVRGVFADKALLQTIVDRNDAPVKVSTADLGGFLKAIGTPHTDVWDERITFSQILLDGKLASVWTPYKFYLGDKLQHCGVNSFQLVKLATGWKIVHLIDTRRKNCE, from the coding sequence ATGAAATTTACACTACCTATTCTTTTCGTTAAAGCTATGCTCGCCGTAAATAGCCTAGTAGCGCAGACTCCAGCGCAAGAAGAAGTGAAAACCGTTATCCAGCAAATGTTTGAAGGTATGAGAAAGGGCGACAGTGCCGTCGTTAGAGGGGTTTTCGCGGATAAAGCGTTGCTGCAAACGATTGTTGACCGTAATGACGCGCCGGTAAAAGTTTCCACGGCCGACCTCGGGGGCTTTCTGAAAGCCATTGGTACGCCTCACACGGACGTGTGGGATGAGCGTATCACCTTCTCCCAAATTTTATTGGATGGAAAACTTGCTTCCGTGTGGACGCCCTATAAGTTTTACCTGGGAGATAAGCTGCAGCATTGCGGCGTTAATTCATTTCAGCTGGTCAAGCTGGCTACGGGATGGAAGATTGTACACCTGATCGATACGCGCAGGAAGAATTGTGAATAG